The DNA sequence CACCTACGGATCTTCTAGTAAGCAGATCTGTAGGCCTAATCCTAGGGTTACTGATTGCCAATCTTCTTTTAGCGCCATTATTGCTATTGCCACTTGCAAAAGAAGTGTTTTATATAAAGCCTCTTATTGCAATATTAAGCAACATTTTTTTTGGAGTTCTTGGCTACAACCTCGCAGAAGTGCATGGCAGAACATTCCTTAGGTTGTTAAATCCAAACAGCACAGAAGCTCTTTTAATAGCTGAAGGTATTCTTACTCCTGCAAGTGGAAAAATTCTTGACACAAGTGTAATTATTGATGGACGAATTCAAGGCCTTTTAAAATGTGGACTTATAGAAGGGCAGGTGATTGTAGCTCAAACTGTTATCGAAGAATTGCAACAATTAGCTGATTCAAGTAACAACGAAAAAAGGGCAAAAGGAAGACGAGGACTAAAGCTATTAACAGAGTTAAGAGAAGACTATGGCAGAAGACTTGTAATAAATAGCACAAAGTATCAGGGTCAAGGTACTGACGACCGTCTCTTGAAATTAACTGAAGATACAGGCGGGACTTTAATTACTGCAGATTTCAATCTCTCGCAAGTAGCCCAAGTCAAAGAATTAAGAGTATTAAATCTCAGTGATTTGGTCATTGCCCTGAGACCAGAAGTACAGCCAGGAGAAAAACTCAACCTAAAAATTGTTCGAGAAGGAAAGGAAGAAACACAAGGTGTTGGTTATCTTGAAGACGGAACAATGGTGGTTATCGAAGGTGCTAGGAAATCTATAGGTGAGCGCTTAGAAGTTATTGTCACAGGAGCTTTACAGACTTCTACAGGCAGAATGATTTTTGGAAAGCTTGAGAAAGATCATCCGGCCAACAAATCTGACAAAAAAAAGCCCTCTTCTAGCCAGTCGTAGCTAGGCTCAAAACCTGGACAAATTTATTTCATATGACTGTATCTGCTCCTTACTACGGAGACTCCTCAGTACTCAAAACTCCTCCTCCTGACCTTCCTTCACTGCTTCTAAAGGAAAGGATTGTATATCTTGGACTTCCTTTGTTTTCGGATGATGATGCCAAGAGACAACTTGGGATGGATGTTACCGAATTGATAGTTGCTCAACTTCTTTATTTAGAGTTCGACAATCCAGATAAACCTGTTTACTTCTATATCAATTCAACAGGTACAAGTTGGTACACAGGAGATGCCATAGGTTTTGAGACAGAAGCATTTGCCATTTGTGACACCATTAGCTACATAAAACCCCCAGTTCATACAATCTGCATAGGACAAGCGATGGGGACTGCCGCCGTAATCCTATCTGCAGGGACAAAAGGGCAACGCGCTGCTCTACCTCATTCATCAATAGTTCTTCACCAACCCAGGAGTGGGGCTCAAGGACAAGCAACTGATATACAGATCAGAGCGAAAGAAGTGATACATAACAAGCAGTCCATGCTTGAAATACTTTCAAAAAATACTGGTCGTAGTGTTGAAGAGCTATCTAAAGATTCAGATCGAATGAGTTATCTCAATCCAAACCAAGCGGTTGAATATGGGTTAATCGACAGAGTCCTTAAAAGCAGAAAAGATTTACCTTGCCCAACTCCAGAAACCTAATCAAAATTTGCGAAGCAATGTCGCCTTAAAACTTCTAAAACCTCTCAGTTATCACCTTTCAAAAACTTTTTTTATTATGCCAATTGGTACTCCAAGTGTTCCTTATAGACTTCCAGGCAGCCAATTTGAACGCTGGGTAGATATTTATACAAGACTAGGAGCTGAAAGGATCCTATTTCTTGGTCAAGAAGTTAATGATGGCGTGGCTAACAGCCTTGTAGCGCAAATGCTTTACCTTGATTCTGAAGACAGCACAAAACCTATCTACTTATACATCAATAGCCCTGGAGGATCAGTGACTGCTGGTCTGGCTATATATGACACCATGAAATATGTAAAAAGTGATGTAGTAACTATTTGCGTTGGTCTTGCGGCATCTATGGGTGCATTCCTTTTATCAGCAGGTACAAAGAACAAACGCTTAGCCTTACCCCACAGTCGCATCATGATTCATCAACCTCTTGGTGGGACATCTCAAAGACAAGCAAGTGATATAGAAATTGAAGCTAAAGAAATTCTTCGAATCAAAGAGATGTTAAATAGATCATTAGCTGAGATGACAGGGCAGAGCTTTGAAAAAATCGAAAAGGATAC is a window from the Prochlorococcus marinus str. MIT 9211 genome containing:
- a CDS encoding PIN/TRAM domain-containing protein translates to MAGFLTIILFLIAGAASSWLGFEYLPEKVVQGASYFGETKTVITALGGFLGLITGILFQQLTTKITQETKSTPTDLLVSRSVGLILGLLIANLLLAPLLLLPLAKEVFYIKPLIAILSNIFFGVLGYNLAEVHGRTFLRLLNPNSTEALLIAEGILTPASGKILDTSVIIDGRIQGLLKCGLIEGQVIVAQTVIEELQQLADSSNNEKRAKGRRGLKLLTELREDYGRRLVINSTKYQGQGTDDRLLKLTEDTGGTLITADFNLSQVAQVKELRVLNLSDLVIALRPEVQPGEKLNLKIVREGKEETQGVGYLEDGTMVVIEGARKSIGERLEVIVTGALQTSTGRMIFGKLEKDHPANKSDKKKPSSSQS
- a CDS encoding ATP-dependent Clp protease proteolytic subunit, which produces MPIGTPSVPYRLPGSQFERWVDIYTRLGAERILFLGQEVNDGVANSLVAQMLYLDSEDSTKPIYLYINSPGGSVTAGLAIYDTMKYVKSDVVTICVGLAASMGAFLLSAGTKNKRLALPHSRIMIHQPLGGTSQRQASDIEIEAKEILRIKEMLNRSLAEMTGQSFEKIEKDTDRDYFLSAKEAEEYGLIDKVICHPNEA
- a CDS encoding ATP-dependent Clp protease proteolytic subunit translates to MTVSAPYYGDSSVLKTPPPDLPSLLLKERIVYLGLPLFSDDDAKRQLGMDVTELIVAQLLYLEFDNPDKPVYFYINSTGTSWYTGDAIGFETEAFAICDTISYIKPPVHTICIGQAMGTAAVILSAGTKGQRAALPHSSIVLHQPRSGAQGQATDIQIRAKEVIHNKQSMLEILSKNTGRSVEELSKDSDRMSYLNPNQAVEYGLIDRVLKSRKDLPCPTPET